One genomic segment of Callospermophilus lateralis isolate mCalLat2 chromosome 20, mCalLat2.hap1, whole genome shotgun sequence includes these proteins:
- the LOC143385694 gene encoding vomeronasal type-1 receptor 90-like: MRKNHMVHGIINLRSTFYSEVGIGIVANTLLFLFHVIKFLCDKRFKDTDWIIGLLALTHLLMLLNMGIFAADTFTSQVGLWGDVTCKSVSYLYRLMRGLSISATCLLSVLQAIPLSPRSSCLAKFKPKSPQDSLRSLLFLWVFYMFFSAHFSISAVDNSTGTSQGLIFLSDSCTILPMSYFLRHLFTVLGALRDVFLIGLMALSSGYMVTLLHRHKRQCQHLHGTSLSPKASPELRTTRAILMLLGIFVLMYCLDCIVSSSRTMWNNDPVCRSVQIIVSNGYATISPLVFICMARHSVTFLKCFLGKDSQR, from the coding sequence atgagaaaaaaccacatggTGCATGGCATTATTAACCTAAGAAGCACCTTTTATTCTGAAGTGGGAATTGGGATCGTGGCCAACACCCTCCTCTTTCTGTTCCACGTCATCAAGTTCCTGTGTGACAAGAGGTTCAAGGACACCGACTGGATCATTGGTCTCTTGGCCCTGACCCACCTCCTGATGCTGCTCAACATGGGGATCTTTGCTGCAGACACTTTTACATCTCAGGTGGGGCTTTGGGGTGATGTCACATGTAAATCAGTTTCCTACTTGTACAGGTTGATGAGGGGCCTGTCCATTTCAGCCACCTGCTTGCTGAGTGTCCTGCAGGCCATTcccctcagccccagaagctcctgCTTGGCAAAGTTCAAGCCTAAGTCCCCACAGGACAGCCTGAGGTCCCTTCTCTTCCTGTGGGTCTTCTATATGTTCTTCAGCGCCCACTTCTCCATCTCTGCTGTTGACAACTCCACTGGGACCTCACAGGGCCTTATATTCCTCAGTGACTCCTGCACTATCTTACCCATGAGCTACTTCCTCAGGCATTTGTTCACCGTCCTGGGTGCCTTACGGGATGTCTTCCTTATAGGGCTCATGGCCCTCTCCAGTGGGTACATGGTGACCCTCTTGCATAGGCATAAGAGGCAGTGCCAGCACCTTCATGGCACCAGCCTGTCTCCAAAAGCCTCCCCAGAACTGAGGACCACCAGGGCCATCCTGATGCTCCTGGGAATTTTTGTGCTCATGTACTGTTTGGACTGCATTGTCTCCTCCTCAAGAACCATGTGGAACAATGACCCTGTGTGCCGTTCTGTCCAGATCATAGTGTCCAATGGCTATGCCACCATCAGTCCTTTGGTTTTCATCTGCATGGCAAGACACAGTGTTAcctttttgaaatgttttttgGGGAAGGACAGTCAACGTTGA